The Bacteroidota bacterium genome has a segment encoding these proteins:
- a CDS encoding epimerase — translation AIITGATGMVGEGVLHECLLNEDVESVLVINRRPCKVFHSKLKEIILDNFQDYSNIEDKLVGYNAAFLCMGVSSVGMPGDEYFHITYELTLALARTLSKLNPGLTLCYISGLGTDSSERGRINWARVKGRTENELIQLFPNKAFMFRPAYIQPTKGLQHTYKTYKVLGVLYPVWKFLFPKYVSKLSEIGLAMINVSKSGFNKTVLESKDIIELAHQTRR, via the coding sequence AAGCGATAATAACAGGGGCAACCGGTATGGTTGGAGAAGGGGTTTTGCATGAATGCCTTTTGAATGAAGATGTTGAATCGGTCCTGGTGATCAACAGAAGGCCGTGTAAGGTGTTTCATTCTAAACTGAAAGAAATCATACTGGATAATTTTCAGGATTATTCAAACATAGAAGATAAGCTGGTTGGATATAATGCTGCATTTCTATGCATGGGCGTGTCTTCGGTTGGAATGCCCGGGGATGAATATTTTCATATCACCTATGAATTGACCCTGGCCCTGGCGCGGACGCTGTCAAAGCTGAATCCCGGATTGACCCTTTGCTATATTTCCGGACTTGGAACAGACAGCTCAGAAAGGGGCCGTATTAATTGGGCAAGGGTGAAGGGGAGAACAGAAAATGAGTTGATACAGCTATTTCCCAACAAAGCATTTATGTTCAGGCCTGCATATATTCAGCCAACTAAAGGATTGCAGCATACTTATAAAACTTATAAAGTTTTGGGCGTTTTATATCCTGTCTGGAAATTTCTGTTTCCTAAATATGTCTCAAAATTAAGTGAAATAGGGTTAGCCATGATTAATGTCTCAAAGTCCGGATTTAATAAGACTGTTCTGGAAAGCAAAGATATTATTGAATTGGCACATCAAACCCGGCGTTAG
- the fabG gene encoding 3-oxoacyl-[acyl-carrier-protein] reductase, producing MKLLEGKTALITGAARGIGKAIALRYAAEGANIAFTDLFYDDNSKATEKELQDLGVKAKAYASNAAKFDETAKVVEEVVKDFGRIDILVNNAGITKDGALKRMTEEQWDLVISINLKSVFNFTKAVQPVMWKQDGGSIISMSSVVGVSGNANQCNYSASKAGIIGFTKSAAKELGARHIRCNAIAPGFIITDMTAQLPEKIRNEWAEKIPLHRGGTPEDVANVALFLASDLSSYVSGQVIHVCGGMNT from the coding sequence ATGAAGTTATTAGAAGGAAAAACAGCTTTAATCACCGGTGCAGCTAGAGGTATTGGCAAAGCCATTGCTCTGCGTTATGCTGCTGAAGGTGCAAATATTGCATTTACGGACCTTTTCTATGACGACAATTCAAAGGCAACAGAAAAAGAATTGCAGGACTTAGGCGTTAAAGCCAAAGCTTATGCTTCAAATGCTGCCAAATTTGATGAAACAGCTAAAGTCGTTGAAGAAGTAGTAAAGGACTTCGGCCGGATTGATATCCTGGTAAACAATGCAGGTATTACCAAAGACGGTGCACTCAAGAGAATGACCGAAGAACAATGGGATTTGGTTATTTCAATCAATCTAAAATCGGTATTTAACTTTACAAAAGCCGTTCAACCCGTCATGTGGAAACAGGATGGCGGAAGCATTATCAGCATGAGCTCTGTAGTTGGCGTTTCGGGTAATGCCAATCAATGTAATTATTCTGCTTCAAAAGCAGGTATTATTGGTTTCACCAAGTCTGCCGCCAAAGAACTCGGAGCAAGACATATCAGATGCAACGCCATTGCCCCAGGCTTCATCATTACTGATATGACAGCCCAGCTGCCTGAAAAAATCAGAAATGAATGGGCTGAAAAAATTCCTCTGCACCGTGGCGGAACACCCGAAGATGTTGCAAACGTTGCACTCTTCCTGGCCAGTGACCTTTCATCTTATGTCAGTGGACAAGTAATCCACGTATGTGGCGGAATGAATACCTAA